TGCTGcagctttatttattattcctATATCTATATTCAAACTAATTCACTGGCCTCTTAATTAAATACCCACTGCATGCAGGGGTTCGTGCGAGACAGaacatttattttaagtaaacaaTTCTTTTTGAATCATGAAGATCACTAGCTAGCTTTTACAACCTTCAAAATTACTGTATATAGTTGAAATACAATGGCAACAAGCAAGAGATGATTTCGGCTACTAAATTATTATTGCCAGTGCGAAATAGCTCATTAATCGAGTGCTCCTAATCTCGTAATTCTTATGAGGTGGAGATCATAGAATCGAAACGACGCCTAGATGCGTTAAGTAAAATAATAGAAGAAGCATCTGGAATATAATATGCTCGagctaaattaaaatattaaaatatttttgaaaccaAGCTTAGGTATGATATTTTAAACTACATCAACATGAAGCACTTTTTGAAAGCTATGGCAGtgatctatatatttatttatctctttgtcattcattttcatttattattatacaGTAGTATTGCAAGATCAACTTAGCTTTAGAGCACCCCAATACAACTAGCAATACTCATATTGGCACTGGATATACGAGGAGTGACTCGATCTTAGCTTTCATCTCTTTTCCCACAAGGGTGTATCCGTCTTCCTCCTTATATATGACATCTATTGCTCGTGAAAGGTTGAGAAGACGCATAAGGATAGCCATTGGTACAGCAGTAGGCCTCATACAATTCTCATTGACATCCTTCCATGCATCAGAAACTTGCCTGCGGAGTTCATCATATGCCACTTCTTCTGAGACACCATACTTCTTCATGTAGCATTCAACGGCCGAGGCAGCATGCCCTCTCTCTTGTTCAAACTGCAAACATAGTTTTTTCCCACATATATTAAAAAGATTTGGTATGATAATAAAAGATCACGTAGATATCAAACACCTAATAACATCCATTTAGTTTAAAACATGGAGAATTTTGATCATTAGTTCCGCGTTTTGATCGTTATCGGAGCAATTATTGGTCACATACCTTATGCGATTTGATGTCATCCGAGAGCCTACCAATTACTGACGAAGCTGTAATAATTTTGGGGTCGCTAAACGCCCACACAAAGGTCTCCTCGGTAACTATCTCACCCATGCCAAGAAATGACATGATTGTGAGCATGGGATAGCCAGAGGTTACCAGTCCGACTCGCATATATTCCTCCAGCGATGGGATGTGTTTTGCATGAAAAGATTTGGCTTCATCGAAATATGCCCGGACCATAATTTTCATCTGAGATATCTCAAAAGGATTTCACATAACATTAAACACGATGCATGGCATTAAATAGGAGGcataaatatgtaataattgAGTTAATGCTCGCATAATCAGCTTACGGCTTCTTTTGCGTGAGAAACAAGGTAGGATCTTCCTTGTTTTGCCAGCTCCTGCTCAATTTCTTCGAAAACGTCCAAGAGTGCCTTATAACATATTTGCATGTATTTTGGTAACGTATTCATACTCCTAATATCCCACCTAATTATTCCGGTACCAATTGAAGTAATTATTAAACTGATATCATACATGCaccaaaatcttaaaaataaaaaaccactcGATATCACTTTCAAACCTTTCAATTGCTTCTGTAAAGATCACGATCTCCAGTGTGCCATATGCATCATAGATATCATCTATGATGGATGTCATGGAAATAACTTTGGTTAGTATTTTTCTTGCAAGCGAGTACTGGGGCTCAAAATAAACTGCCACAATCCAAAAGAAGCACTCCACAACCCTGTCTCTTGCAAAAGGTAATTTCGTTGCAAAGTCTAAATCTTTCCACCACCTAcagattaattaaatatattgacATTGATCAGTGCCATGCACCTCGAAAAATGAGTTAACATATATAGTGTTATGAATGTCCTGCATGGCAATACCTGGCGATATAACCAAGTTCCTGCTTGTGCAATGACTGCACAAGATTGAAATCTAATATCGAAAGCTTTAGAAAAGCTTTGTTATGGGAGGTGTCTTCTTGGTAGAGCGTAATGAAAACCCTGGACTCTAGCCTTGGAATGCCCTTGTGCAGGGATTGGTTTAGTGCATGAGTTACCTGTGCTGCTAAAGGATTCCTCAAATTGGATTTCACTGACTCCAGTTGAGTGGTGGTGAAACTAAGAGCCTCGTCAAGGATCTCTTCTCCATGCACCCTAAGATGTGTGGCTTCATAAAAGGCTAGCAAGCCTGGAATGTTGGCGCTCAAGCTTGCTTTGAATTGACCCTTTTCATCTTTGAACTTGTTAAACACATCTgcttaaatgaaaatttatgagacagaatatatatatatattccatacGCACACTTAAGAAACCCAAAATAATGAAACGGCCTAGCTCCGCAAAATATGTAATAAAGCTCACAAACTAATTATGGCCCTACCATGGGCTGTGAtaactttatataatatatactttaCACTAAAATGTGTTTTGTATTCtgatgtacatatatatagcaAGCCATGTTAATTTgtagttttatttatattttgtgagatttttttataaaccaaagatttctctttaaaacaaaaaagcgAAAAATATTTTACCACATGAAACACGAAATCCTTGTTGACGTAGTAGTCGAAAATGAAGGGAAACATTGTAAAGATCATTGTCATCATGAATGGCACCCGAGGAAGCATAAATACGTTCTAGTGCTTCTCCGATGTGCCTTTCGAAATGGTACGCCACCCCTAAGCGCTGAAGTACATCAATGATGTTCAGCTGCTTGGAAGGTTGATCTGCAGAGGCTAACAACTCCCGTCGCACTTCTGCTATCAGTTCTTCGACTTCGCGTACTTTAGAAACATGAATAACCTGCGCCAACAAATTGGGATACTTCGCAAAAATCAGAATATTATTCACGCGCGGTACGTTGGTAACTCCAAACAAATTCATTAACATCAATCGGTTTATACAAGAAAGATACTTATAACACGTATatttgtcattaaaaaaaaaaaaaaaaaagattttcatGAAGCTAATTTTCGACCACATATATGTACCTGGTCTTCGGGAATATTGTTATTGATGAAACGGTCACCCCAAATGCTTGGTTTAAAATTTGCAGTCCGGCGAATGGCATCTGATGATTCTCCATTTTGTGAGAGAGCAACGGAGGATACAGGGAGAGACATATTCTGCAGCTAATTAAGACAACTCAAAGCTGCTTTGATTAATAGTGATTGCAAGCTGCTGGGAAGAGTGCTCCTGCAGAAAGCTTTGTTGGTAATTTGAAGCTTTATATAGGGCGCGCATTGGCAAGGATTATGTGTGGAATGGGACGGGTTTAAGAGTCGTAACGAGTTCATTGAGGCAGTTGCGCTTCTTAGAGGTTTACAGCTGTGTGTTCAATGAGGTGTCCCAAAACTTATGCTTGAAACCAACTATTTGatttttgaatgaaaattctGAATGTTTGACAGATTTTGCATTTATTCTTCAAGACATACGAAGATTTATGGAGGGCTTCCAAGAAGTTAAAGTTGTGCATGTCAACCGTTTAGGTAATTTGGTGGCTCATCTTTTGACAAGACATGCTTggttgattgatgatatttgtataTGGTGGGATTATTATCCTTCTTTTGTTAGTCAAGGGCTTGATAAACTTGTTATTTGTAAGGATATTTGATTTGAATGAAAGGAAAGtctgattatcaaaaaaaaaaaaaaaactatcagaTTTGACCCTAAGTTGGGGGGATGGAATACACGCATCCAGCTTTGTCAATAATACAAACTTTTGTATTTCATTCACTTGATTTTTATACTGAGACATTATTTGAATAAATAGATATAAGAATAAGTCTATCTAAAGTAACTAATTGAATATGGTAATTACAAAGTAAATGCTAATTTCCTAAAATCATGTTGttacaaaaatagaaaagattgtTGCTTGATTTGGAAAGTGATTTGTCAATAAGCTTGATCTAATACTCTACTTTCATGACCGCACTACAcgaaattcttttgaaaattcaacttttatcgaattttaattcttagtttatataatttttttatataatcattaatttataaagatGTTACTAATGCTCTTAATTGTCAAAAACATACTcattggcattttttttttttttggcttgagTGTTCGTACGTGAATctttatgattatatttctaaacatatatgttaatattatattggaatttctttttttagtatttttattatgtttgagTTCACTTGATGATGACGAAACTTTTTCTcttatctattttcttttcatttctaatGTTGGTACCGAGATATATAGTgatattctcatcttatctccacataataattatttcacataATCTCATTTTGCACTTGCATTTTATCTTTATTAGTTtactatacaatataaaatttataaagagcaaaatttactttttagtgTTTATAAAAGATTTTAGCATAATCGTATGAATAGATCACAAGGTTCCATTTtttgtccctttttttttttccaaatgcgTGGGTTTATTGGACTTTATTTACAATAATGGATATCATTGATACTGGAAAAATGGGTTCTTTACTTTTCTCTCCATGCTCTGAACGAGGCACTCATACACCCTTATAAAACTAACATTGATAAAATTCTTTCTAAACcgataatttttcaataaaaattaagttggttattaattaaaaaaaaattaaaaaatttaattaaaccaTTCTACTTTACAAAACGATAGGagtgatttttaaataaaaatataatgtaaaaataaaattaaaaataaatttattaaattttactttttaaaattaaaaaagcctCACTGAAAATTTTGCCTTAAGCCAGCCCTGCATTGTGTGAGTGTTAAGAGGTCTGATCCAGTCCCCACAAGCTAGCGTACGTAGTTGTACTACGTTAACTTGTTGGACTGATAGTTAGGAACTTAATTAgatcttaaataaatatatatttttcattgactaagaataaaagtattaaaGTATACAAGTCTCGCacgtttcatgtaaattttatatttattaatttttaaaaatgtgtgAAGTTTGCATATactaaaactgtaaatatcgATCATTTCTCTTTATCATTTGTGTTATAAAGGCTATCTGGAGAATGctactttcttttttggttggcTAAGCTGTATACATGATGATCCTTACTTTCTTCCTTtgtatgtttttgtaaatgctTTAATTTTCTTCATGCCACCAAAAACATCAGATTTAAGCCATCTTTGAATCTAGGAATGCATGCGTACATGTAGATAGACAAGTATATATTATGtggagtaatactatatacagtgTGGAGTGCATAAGCGCTgtgcaattattttgaaaaagaatagagtctataattaaaaaattattattattttttttcatgtgagtcttgtattaatttattttttttaaaatagactgTGCGACGTTTGCATAATTcacaactacaaatattatttctcatattttatgTGACTTTATTTGTCATTTGTTTTACAGGCCATATTCGGAGAATACTACGTATatacttttctttttggttggcTAGCTAGCCATGTTGTTGACTGAGCAGTGTATTTATTCATCACGCCATACATTTAGCTAGCCATGTCGTTGACTGATCATAGAAGTACTTTCCATTTCGATTTTGGCTTTGAAAAAGCCCTACCCCACATCTTCGCTAAACCGTATACTTGCTTAtcatagaagaaaaataaaagaatttttctcAGGTGCGACGTAGGGCTGTGGAATAATTCGATTAATAGGAATAAACCAGAAAGTTTTCAGTGTCATCAGATCATGATGTTGACCGCCATGCCAAGTACGTACTCCCGACCAGAGCAATTAAATGTAGAATAATTCTCGCACAATACACataatatctatttttattttattttttatttttagtataataaatatgaagtttatgaaagataacaaaatcaattcaattaatttaataagaataaaaaaattaaaaaaaattaaaatatataaaatatgttatataggATGTTGAGTAGCATCCCTAATATATTAGGACTTGCAAGAAAGTGGTGAAGTTTTAGGAGGGTTTGGATTTATAAACCACGTCATCCCataattataacatttttaaattttcatacaaaatatgataaacaattcaagtatttttttcaaattttaaattaataataatattaaaaaataatattctaataatattttattcaacttttatataaaatcatctcatctcatctattcTCATCTTCTAAACAGGTCCcataagaaaattcaaaacGTGAAAAACGGAGAGAAACAGATTGATCAAGCCGACTTATTAGAAATTGAAAGAAGCGTGATACCATTTTCATGTCAGATGAATTGGCAAGAATTGTTGGCATCTTGCTCATACAAATTGAAATAATAATGTTGCACGTTTTTCATCTTGATGTTCGTCTCAAATAAATTGgtaggaagttgggaaaatctGCAACTTCAAACTTGCATGCAGAAGTAACATGTGAGGAGACAAATAGCAGAGATTGCTCGGTGACCATATATTTATTACAGCTTCGAAGGTAAATTATAAGAATGTCAACCAATTATATAGTGcaaaagacaaaacaaaactTATACGCCAAAAGGATTTGGAAAATTCCTGAATTACAGTTTATAAACAAAGAGTCTCTTGCCCTTCTTCATCTAGAGGCGGCCAATAATGGAGTCTCGTGGCATCTCAAGGAAAAGAGGAGTCGCACCTCACAAACAGACTGAGTAAAGCTACATTTTAATGCTACCCATTCAATGAACTGCATGTACAAGCTATATAGCCAACAGTGGCTTATTGGATAACTAGCATGGGACTCCTATTTTCCTAACACAACAGAACACCACATGAAATGACAGAACCTTGTTCCATAACAACAAACTATGCTTAACCAAACAATAACGAATTAACTTGGCTTGCCACGTGCAATATTACAAGTTTCTCAAACCCCATCAACAAGGATATACACAACTCTAATATGCTACTAAAACAGGTGAGGAAGTATCTATATCAAAGAACTCGATGATAAATAAACTGTATatcttttttactttatttatttatttttttatttttttattttattaaaactctcACTTATGGCGAAGGAAAACCTTATGATCGTCAACAACTCAAATCACTCCCAAACAAACCAACctatacgaaaaaaaaaaaaaaaaaacacatggaACACTTAAAGCCATAAAAGATAAACCCAGAGGACCGAGCCGATCCCAACATAGTAGAACCATTGCAACCAAACACTCAATCTATGACCATCCTAAGAGATGGTAAACCCATTGCATCCACACATAGAATACCCCTCAACTTCCTTGGAAGCCAGCCACTCGGACCATAGCTCCATACAAGTCCCTCTTCACCTTGCCGAGCAAGGTAGTCAGTCGCTTGATTCCCTTCTCTGAATTGATGAATCATCTTATAATGTAAGCCCTTTAATTCCTTGAGAAGGTCATCCCAGTAATCCCATAAATACCATAAACTACAACATTGCTTATTCAACCAATCAACCACTACCTTTGAGTCACATTCCAGGAGAACATGCGTATAGGACATAGATTTACACAATCTAACTCCTTATAGTAGTGCACGTAACTCAACCTCCTTATTGGTGCCGAAACCATATGATGCAGAAAAACCAGACTTAATATTTCCTTTGTGATCTCTTATCACTCCACCCCAACCACAATTTCCTGGGTTCCCATGACAATTACTGTCTACATTTAGCTTCCAACATCCACCAGGAGGTTTCATCCACGTAATCGTTTGCACTTTCTGTCCAGCACTACCATGGATTGGTATGTCCAGTGCATTCAACATTTGGCAATCACTTTGAGAGATCTTCAACTCAGTTGAATCATGCACCAAAGTACCTAGCCAAAACTCCTACATGATTTTCCTGGATGCCTTCCATCCAGGCTTTGCAACACCTTCGCCATAAACACATGTAATTATACTGGGCAAAAGGCCAATCAACACTCCCCGTTTGGTACCTTTCCGTCCACAATTAAACAAGGCCTCCACTCGGTTCCACCAACTGTTAGTCTACAAACAAGAAACTCCCAGTGCAACAACAGCAATACTCTATAATTTCTCTGCAATGTAACCTGTTGCCAGCACGTGGTCCATCGTTTCCTGCTTAGGTGAAGAACAACATTCACATTTGGATGCCATTTGGACTCCACGGGCCTGCTCCTTATCATCAACAACTAGGCATTTAAATCTAACTCGCTACATACAAACCGAGATCCTATTCGGCAGAAGCTTATTCCACATCCAATCCATCCATGCAACACGATCGCCCCTCACTCGAATAAATTCCCATACAGTTGTTGTTGTGAAACTACCATCTTTCTCAAGCTTCCACACCAATACATCTTGCCCAACCTGTCCAGTAGAAATCGTTCTAGTCACTACCTCTAAAACTTCTGTTCCAACTAAATTTTCCAGCATATCATAAATCCAGCTATCACTACCACACACCTTTGATTAATAGGGTTGGCATCGGGACCCTCTCCACCCTTTGAGCCAAA
This genomic interval from Carya illinoinensis cultivar Pawnee chromosome 2, C.illinoinensisPawnee_v1, whole genome shotgun sequence contains the following:
- the LOC122301969 gene encoding probable sesquiterpene synthase, yielding MSLPVSSVALSQNGESSDAIRRTANFKPSIWGDRFINNNIPEDQVIHVSKVREVEELIAEVRRELLASADQPSKQLNIIDVLQRLGVAYHFERHIGEALERIYASSGAIHDDNDLYNVSLHFRLLRQQGFRVSCDVFNKFKDEKGQFKASLSANIPGLLAFYEATHLRVHGEEILDEALSFTTTQLESVKSNLRNPLAAQVTHALNQSLHKGIPRLESRVFITLYQEDTSHNKAFLKLSILDFNLVQSLHKQELGYIARWWKDLDFATKLPFARDRVVECFFWIVAVYFEPQYSLARKILTKVISMTSIIDDIYDAYGTLEIVIFTEAIERWDIRSMNTLPKYMQICYKALLDVFEEIEQELAKQGRSYLVSHAKEAMKIMVRAYFDEAKSFHAKHIPSLEEYMRVGLVTSGYPMLTIMSFLGMGEIVTEETFVWAFSDPKIITASSVIGRLSDDIKSHKFEQERGHAASAVECYMKKYGVSEEVAYDELRRQVSDAWKDVNENCMRPTAVPMAILMRLLNLSRAIDVIYKEEDGYTLVGKEMKAKIESLLVYPVPI